A section of the Cervus canadensis isolate Bull #8, Minnesota chromosome 8, ASM1932006v1, whole genome shotgun sequence genome encodes:
- the CALHM1 gene encoding calcium homeostasis modulator protein 1, whose translation MDKFRMIFQFLQSNQESFMNGICGIMALASAQMYSAFDFNCPCLPGYNAAYSAGILLAPPLVLFLLGLVMNNNVSMLAEEWKRPPGRRAKDPAVLRYMFCSMAQRALIAPVVWVAVTLLDGKCFLCAFCTAVPVSLLGNGSLVPGLPPPELARLLARVPCPEIYDGDWLLAREVAVRYLRCISQALGWSFVLLTTLLAFVVRSVRPCFTQAAFLKSKYWSHYIDIERKLFDETCTEHAKAFAKVCIQQFFEAMNHDLELGHAHGALAAGPTGSAAPAATEGADEEREKLRGITDQGTMNRLLTSWHECKPPLRLGQEEPLVGNGWAGGGPRPSRKEVATYFSKV comes from the exons ATGGACAAGTTCCGGATGATCTTCCAGTTCTTGCAGTCCAACCAGGAGTCCTTCATGAATGGCATCTGCGGTATCATGGCCCTGGCCAGCGCCCAGATGTACTCCGCCTTCGACTTCAACTGCCCCTGCCTGCCAGGCTACAATGCTGCCTACAGCGCCGGCATCCTGCTGGCGCCGCCCCTGGTGCTCTTCCTGCTCGGCCTGGTCATGAACAACAACGTGTCCATGCTGGCCGAAGAGTGGAAGCGGCCGCCGGGCCGCCGGGCCAAGGACCCTGCCGTGCTGCGCTACATGTTCTGCTCCATGGCCCAGCGTGCCCTCATCGCGCCCGTCGTCTGGGTGGCCGTCACGCTGCTCGACGGCAAGTGCTTCCTCTGTGCCTTCTGCACGGCGGTGCCCGTGAGCCTGCTGGGCAATGGCAGCCTGGTGCCTGGCCTGCCCCCACCCGAGCTCGCCCGCCTGCTGGCCCGGGTGCCCTGCCCTGAGATCTATGACGGCGACTGGCTGCTGGCCCGCGAGGTGGCCGTGCGCTACCTGCGCTGCATCTCGCAG GCCCTGGGCTGGTCCTTCGTGCTGCTGACCACACTGCTGGCATTTGTCGTGCGCTCTGTGCGGCCCTGCTTCACACAGGCTGCCTTCCTTAAAAGCAAGTACTGGTCCCACTACATCGACATTGAGCGCAAGCTCTTTGATGAGACGTGCACGGAGCACGCCAAGGCCTTCGCCAAGGTCTGTATCCAGCAGTTCTTTGAGGCCATGAACCACGACCTGGAGCTGGGTCACGCCCATGGGGCGCTGGCTGCCGGCCCCACTGGCTCGGCTGCCCCTGCCGCCACAGAAGGGGCGGATGAGGAGAGGGAGAAGCTGCGTGGCATCACCGATCAGGGCACCATGAACAGGCTGCTCACAAGCTGGCATGAGTGCAAGCCGCCCCTGCGGCTGGGCCAGGAGGAGCCACTGGTGGGCAacggctgggctgggggtgggcccCGGCCTTCACGCAAGGAGGTGGCCACCTACTTCAGTAAAGTGTGA
- the CALHM2 gene encoding calcium homeostasis modulator protein 2 isoform X2 has translation MAALIAENFRFLSLFFKSKDVMIFNGLVALGTVGSQELFTVVAFHCPCSPARNYLYGLAAIGVPALALFLIGVILNNHTWNLVAECQYRRTKNCSAAPNFLLLSSIVGRAAVAPVTWSVISLLRGEAYVCALSEFVNPYSLTVGERSFPLAHATEILARFPCGEGPANLSVFREEVSRRLKYESQVGVQAGPCPPSTLPLLWPALRVAAYRRGGHPGVPDQMPQALLLTTQLPPGGLLGTVPRQRGPAVPAHGRGALAGAGCQQRAPLLRLCGAQQG, from the exons ATGGCAGCCCTGATCGCAGAGAACTTCCGCTTCCTGTCACTCTTCTTCAAGAGCAAGGATGTGATGATTTTCAACGGGCTGGTAGCACTAGGCACGGTGGGCAGCCAGGAGCTGTTCACTGTGGTGGCTTTCCACTGCCCTTGCTCACCAGCCCGGAACTACCTGTATGGGCTGGCAGCCATTGGGGTGCCCGCCCTGGCACTCTTCCTCATTGGCGTCATCCTCAACAACCACACCTGGAACCTGGTTGCCGAGTGCCAGTACCGGAGGACCAAGAACTGCTCGGCTGCCCCCAACTTCCTCCTCCTAAGCTCCATCGTGGGCCGCGCGGCCGTGGCCCCCGTCACCTGGTCTGTCATCTCCCTGCTGCGTGGTGAGGCCTACGTCTGCGCTCTCAGTGAGTTCGTGAACCCCTATTCGCTCACGGTTGGAGAAAGGAGCTTCCCGCTAGCCCATGCCACAGAAATCCTGGCCAGGTTTCCATGTGGGGAGGGCCCTGCCAACCTGTCAGTCTTCCGGGAGGAGGTCAGCCGCAGACTCAAGTACGAGTCCCAG GTGGGGGTCCAGGCAGGTCCCTGCCCGCCCTCAACCCTGCCCCTTCTCTGGCCAGCTCTTCGGGTGGCTGCTTATCGGCGTGGTGGCCATCCTGGTGTTCCTGACCAAATGCCTCAAGCACTACTGCTCACCACTCAGCTACCGCCAGGAGGCCTACTGGGCACAGTACCGCGCCAACGAGGACCAGCTGTTCCAGCGCACGGCCGAGGTGCACTCGCGGGTGCTGGCTGCCAACAACGTGCGCCGCTTCTTCGGCTTTGTGGCGCTCAACAAGGATGA
- the CALHM2 gene encoding calcium homeostasis modulator protein 2 isoform X1 — translation MAALIAENFRFLSLFFKSKDVMIFNGLVALGTVGSQELFTVVAFHCPCSPARNYLYGLAAIGVPALALFLIGVILNNHTWNLVAECQYRRTKNCSAAPNFLLLSSIVGRAAVAPVTWSVISLLRGEAYVCALSEFVNPYSLTVGERSFPLAHATEILARFPCGEGPANLSVFREEVSRRLKYESQLFGWLLIGVVAILVFLTKCLKHYCSPLSYRQEAYWAQYRANEDQLFQRTAEVHSRVLAANNVRRFFGFVALNKDDEELVAKFPVEGTQPRPQWNAITGVYLYRENQGLPLYSRLHKWAQGVLGNGVAPDHVEMSLLAS, via the exons ATGGCAGCCCTGATCGCAGAGAACTTCCGCTTCCTGTCACTCTTCTTCAAGAGCAAGGATGTGATGATTTTCAACGGGCTGGTAGCACTAGGCACGGTGGGCAGCCAGGAGCTGTTCACTGTGGTGGCTTTCCACTGCCCTTGCTCACCAGCCCGGAACTACCTGTATGGGCTGGCAGCCATTGGGGTGCCCGCCCTGGCACTCTTCCTCATTGGCGTCATCCTCAACAACCACACCTGGAACCTGGTTGCCGAGTGCCAGTACCGGAGGACCAAGAACTGCTCGGCTGCCCCCAACTTCCTCCTCCTAAGCTCCATCGTGGGCCGCGCGGCCGTGGCCCCCGTCACCTGGTCTGTCATCTCCCTGCTGCGTGGTGAGGCCTACGTCTGCGCTCTCAGTGAGTTCGTGAACCCCTATTCGCTCACGGTTGGAGAAAGGAGCTTCCCGCTAGCCCATGCCACAGAAATCCTGGCCAGGTTTCCATGTGGGGAGGGCCCTGCCAACCTGTCAGTCTTCCGGGAGGAGGTCAGCCGCAGACTCAAGTACGAGTCCCAG CTCTTCGGGTGGCTGCTTATCGGCGTGGTGGCCATCCTGGTGTTCCTGACCAAATGCCTCAAGCACTACTGCTCACCACTCAGCTACCGCCAGGAGGCCTACTGGGCACAGTACCGCGCCAACGAGGACCAGCTGTTCCAGCGCACGGCCGAGGTGCACTCGCGGGTGCTGGCTGCCAACAACGTGCGCCGCTTCTTCGGCTTTGTGGCGCTCAACAAGGATGACGAGGAGCTGGTCGCGAAGTTCCCGGTGGAAGGCACACAGCCGCGGCCACAGTGGAATGCCATCACCGGCGTCTATCTGTACCGTGAGAACCAGGGCCTCCCACTCTACAGCCGCCTGCACAAGTGGGCCCAGGGTGTGCTGGGCAACGGCGTGGCCCCGGACCATGTAGAGATGTCCCTGCTTGCCTCCTGA